The following proteins come from a genomic window of Enterobacter chengduensis:
- the flgM gene encoding flagellar biosynthesis anti-sigma factor FlgM encodes MSIDRTSALKPVSAVQPRETNDAPAQKTRLEKPSTSNSTSVTLSDAQAKLMQPGTNDINMERVEALKTAIRNGELKMDTSKIADALIQEAQSFLQSN; translated from the coding sequence CCCTGAAGCCGGTAAGCGCTGTACAGCCTCGCGAAACGAATGACGCTCCTGCGCAGAAAACGCGTCTGGAAAAACCGTCAACGTCCAACAGCACCAGCGTGACCCTGAGCGACGCCCAGGCAAAACTGATGCAGCCAGGCACCAACGATATCAATATGGAACGTGTTGAAGCGTTGAAAACGGCTATTCGTAACGGTGAGCTGAAAATGGATACCAGCAAGATTGCTGATGCCCTGATTCAGGAAGCTCAGAGTTTCTTGCAGAGTAACTAA
- the flgN gene encoding flagella biosynthesis chaperone FlgN, with protein MSRLSEILDQMTVVLNDLKTVMDAEQQHLSSGHINGSALQRITEDKSSLLATLDYLEQQRRAEQDPKRSANDDIVERWQTITEKTQLLRDLNQHNGWLLEGQIERNQQALEVLKPHKETGLYGADGQTATARIAGVKKISI; from the coding sequence ATGAGTCGACTGTCAGAAATACTGGACCAAATGACGGTTGTCCTGAACGACCTGAAAACGGTAATGGACGCTGAGCAACAGCATCTCTCTTCCGGCCACATCAACGGCAGCGCGCTGCAGCGTATTACTGAAGACAAAAGTTCGCTTCTGGCAACGCTGGATTATCTTGAGCAACAGCGTCGCGCTGAGCAAGATCCAAAGCGCAGCGCCAATGACGATATCGTTGAGCGCTGGCAGACCATTACCGAAAAAACCCAGCTCCTGCGCGATCTTAACCAGCACAACGGCTGGCTGCTGGAAGGTCAGATTGAGCGAAATCAGCAGGCGCTTGAGGTACTGAAACCGCATAAAGAAACCGGACTGTACGGTGCGGACGGTCAGACAGCGACGGCGCGTATTGCGGGAGTTAAAAAGATTTCGATTTGA